The genome window TCCTTGGTTATGATTTTTCCATCTTCTATGAAGGTAAGCTTTCTCAGGCCCTGAAGTATTTTCCTTCCAAGTGTCCCTTCTACCTGGTAGCTAACGAACACAAGGCTGCTGTTCGGGTCATCTGCAAGAAGTTTCAAGTATTCGAGGACGGGGCCTCCTGTCAGCATTCCGGAGGTAGCGAGTATCACTGCTGGTCTAGTCCCTACAACCTCCTCCTTATTCTCACCTCGATATATGTGTATATTCTCGGAGGTGAAGGGGTTCTGGTCATTGTATATCTGGTTCCTTACAGCCTGAGAGAGATACTCGGGGAAAGTCATGTGAACTGCTGAGACCTCGTCTATCATGCCCTCGATAAATATTGGTATAGGCGGAATCAGTTTATTTCTGATCAGGTTTAGGATTGCAAGTAATACTTCCTGGGCTCTCCCGACCGCTAATACGGGTATCAGAGTTATTCCTCCCTTATCGATCGTCTCCTTTATTATCTTGCCTAGCTCAAGCACCGCTTCCTCCTCACTGGGAAGCAGATCGCTCTTACTTCCATATGTTGTCTCCATGATCAGGATTTCTGCGCGTGGAAACTTTGTGTGTGCAGGGTCGAGTAGCATGGTTCGTGCGAACTTTATGTCTCCCGTGTAGATGAGGTTTACCAGACCCTCACCGATGTGGAGATGTATTAGGGATGAGCCTAGAATATGTCCGGATCTATAGAGCGTGAGCCTTATCTCTGGAGCTATGTCTGTCACTTCTCCATAGCTGAGAGTATACGTGTGGAGTATGACGGAAGCTATCTCTCGTGCTGAGTATATTTGGGGTTTACCTTCTCGCTCAGCGACCTTTATATAATCTTCGAATAAAAGCTTGGCGAGGTGTAGTGTGGGCTCCGTCATGTAAACCGGGCCTTTATAGCCATACTTGAAGAGTACTGGAAGCGCTCCAACGTGGTCAAGGTGTGCGTGGGTTATTACGACTGCGTCTAAGTTCTGAGGGTCGAATTCAGGCAGGTCAAATAGTGGGAGCTCGTCTCCCCCACTCGTGGGTTTGAGGCCAGCATCTAGGAGTATGTTGGACTCTGGAGTCTGGACAAGGACTGCGCTTCTGCCTACTTCTTGAAATGCTCCAAGTGAGACTATTCTTACGCGATCGGTCTCGAAGAGTGGCGTTCTATACACATTGTTTCCTAACTCCTTGAGGAATCTCCGCCTATAATCTACCTCTGCGCGATATATGTCCCGGATCTCTTTAATGCTTCGGCTCACGACGGGAGGTCTGCGCAGAACTCTTGGGTACCATAGTGTTTCCACGAAGATCCTTGTAAGAATGTTTGGATCCACCTTTTCCGGTGAAAGGAGTTCTATCTCGACTTCACCTATAGATTCATTGAAGTAAAGATCTTTTAGGCCAGCTTCACGTGGTATGAGCGAAGATATGATTTCACGTGAAGTCTCTTCTTGGAGCCTGGATTTTTCATCTCCTCTAACTATCACCCTCTTTCGAAGAGTCTTTGCTATTCTCTTGATCAACTCGCTATCGTTATCTAAGAAGATCTGAGGTCGCCTAGTGTATATGGCTATTTTAGGTCCTTCAAAGTCTATCTTAGTAATCTCTGCATTGGGCGGTACATTGCTAAATATAGCCTCTCTAACCTCTCGGGCCACAGACGTTATGGTTTCCAAAATGGTTCACCGGGAAAAACAATAGGACAGTGAATTCGCAAACCATATGAAGTTAATAAACCTTTTCTTTTTATTCGTAGAAGTCTAATAGAAGCTTTCCACAGCAACGAGTTAAGTTCGCTTAAAAGTTATTCCTTCTTCTGTTATAGTTGCCACGTCAACTCCCTCCCCGCTTCCAGGATCACGGGCTAAGGCTGTATGAACCGCTCTAATTGCGAGTTTTACAGCATCCTCTAAAGACAGGTCTTCGCGATACTCTTGTTCTAGCATTGCAACGGCGTAGGGGGAGCCTGAGCCTGTAGCTGTGAATTTCTCGCGAGTTACAGTGCCAAGCCAGTCAACCGAGTATAGGGAGGGCCCCTCCTCCTTATCAAGCCCACCTATGAGCATTTGTACCATGAGGATGGGTCTATAGGTGAAGAGTATTAATGAGGCAAGTGTGGCTAAGCTCTTCACAGATATGCGTTCGCCGTTCGTGGCCTTGTAATAGCCAGCCTCGACTTTCAAACGGTCGATAAGTTGCTGGGCATCACCAACAGTGCCTGCAATAGTTACAGCTACGTGTGAGTCTATTTCCAGGATCTTCCATACATGCTTACTGGCAATAAAATAACCGCTTGTAGCCCGCCTGTCAGCGGCGAGAACTACGAAGTCTCTACCCGTTAAACCTACGGTGGTAGTACCCTTCAGCACGCCTGGCGGAAGCTTCTGTTGCATCATAAGCGTTCAAGCTTAAAAGGGGGCTGCCCGATATAAAAACCACACTATGCGCCGAACAGTCACAATGGTTACCCCTTTGATAGCTAAGCCCGGGACTATATTCCAGCCCTACGTAACCTCGAAGTGTATAGAATGTCAGTTTTTCAATGCTTGTATTGGTAATCTAAGGCCGTTAGCAAACTACAAAGTTGTGAACATCCGGAAACACGCAGTGTATTGTCCAGCCTTAGCTGAGGAGTTAATTACCGTTGAGGTAGAAGAGCTTCCAGTAAAAATCCTTGTTGATTTACGGGACGCGATGCCTGGAGCCGTCATACGTTATAGGAAGCCGGGATGTCAAGAGAACAGTGAAGATTGTGATCCTCCCTACTTAGAGGAGGGAGAAAGGATACGGATATTAAGAGAGGTTGAAAAGAAGAATAATCTGTCAATTGTTGAGGTTGAATTTATTGACCCGCCTCACCCTCGGCTTTGGATTCGGGCTCGGAGGAAGCTCCTTGGGAAACGGTAGCCTGGGATTGTGTCTGCGTAGCTTCTTTTTCCTGCTGTATTTCAAACTTGAAAATAACTTTGACTGTTCTTATGTTAGGCAGATATTTTTGGAGGTCCCTTATGAACGCGTTCATGAGATGATAGGAGTTCTCATGTAGAAGAGTTGTAGCTGGAACTGTTAAGAGAGCTTCTCCATCCTTGGCTTCGACGTTTATCTCGTTTCGAGGAATTCCCCTAAACCATCTATGGAATAATTCACGAATTTTTTCATCGTCTCCCGTGATGTTTTTCTCAACTTTCAGAACGGCTTTGACTTTTTTCCCGGCGAACGGATGATTAAAGTCGACGGTTACTCGTCCTCCGCCGACCCTGACTATTCTTCCTCTCTGGCCTCCCACTTGAACCTCTTCCCCAACCCTCGGTATAACTCCTTGTCTTGTAAATTCACGAGCAGGGATAACTTTGATGTTCTTAGGGTCTTTCTCTCCGAAGGCTTGAGAGGGTTCGAGAATGACCTCTTTTGTCTCGCCCTCTTTAAGCTCGCGTAAGGCATCCTCAATAGGCTTAAAGAGTACTCCTTCACCTACAATTACAAGCTCCGGCTCAAAAATGTTCTGTGAAGAAAGGTTGTGCTCCTTGGCAACTTCTTCTATCGTGGTGTCTATCACTCTTTCTCCTGTGTCCTCTAGTACGCTAATGGTGTAGTTTACCAGCAGGAACTGCTTTGACTCAGTGCTCAAATCTCCCACCTCTTTGCCTTTCAAGGTATTACGCTATAAGCTTTGCCATTTCCTGGATTCAGAAAAAATCTTCCCCACTGACAACCTTTTATATAGGGGTGGGATTGTGAATACAGGTTCTGGTGATTTGTCGTGAGCAACGAGGAAAGACCAAATGAAATAGAATTGAAGGTCTACGAGGTTCGACAACACGAGGCTGGTCGTGGAAGAGTCAGGATTGACGAGGATGCAATGGAGGCACTTGGGATAAGTGCAGGTGACGTTGTAGAAATTGAGGGAAAGAGGAAAACAGTAGCTGTGGCATGGCCAGGGTACGCTGAGGATAAG of Thermofilum uzonense contains these proteins:
- the psmB gene encoding archaeal proteasome endopeptidase complex subunit beta, with the translated sequence MMQQKLPPGVLKGTTTVGLTGRDFVVLAADRRATSGYFIASKHVWKILEIDSHVAVTIAGTVGDAQQLIDRLKVEAGYYKATNGERISVKSLATLASLILFTYRPILMVQMLIGGLDKEEGPSLYSVDWLGTVTREKFTATGSGSPYAVAMLEQEYREDLSLEDAVKLAIRAVHTALARDPGSGEGVDVATITEEGITFKRT
- a CDS encoding peptidylprolyl isomerase, which produces MSTESKQFLLVNYTISVLEDTGERVIDTTIEEVAKEHNLSSQNIFEPELVIVGEGVLFKPIEDALRELKEGETKEVILEPSQAFGEKDPKNIKVIPAREFTRQGVIPRVGEEVQVGGQRGRIVRVGGGRVTVDFNHPFAGKKVKAVLKVEKNITGDDEKIRELFHRWFRGIPRNEINVEAKDGEALLTVPATTLLHENSYHLMNAFIRDLQKYLPNIRTVKVIFKFEIQQEKEATQTQSQATVSQGASSEPESKAEGEAGQ
- a CDS encoding UPF0179 family protein, with product MRRTVTMVTPLIAKPGTIFQPYVTSKCIECQFFNACIGNLRPLANYKVVNIRKHAVYCPALAEELITVEVEELPVKILVDLRDAMPGAVIRYRKPGCQENSEDCDPPYLEEGERIRILREVEKKNNLSIVEVEFIDPPHPRLWIRARRKLLGKR
- a CDS encoding beta-CASP ribonuclease aCPSF1, with the translated sequence METITSVAREVREAIFSNVPPNAEITKIDFEGPKIAIYTRRPQIFLDNDSELIKRIAKTLRKRVIVRGDEKSRLQEETSREIISSLIPREAGLKDLYFNESIGEVEIELLSPEKVDPNILTRIFVETLWYPRVLRRPPVVSRSIKEIRDIYRAEVDYRRRFLKELGNNVYRTPLFETDRVRIVSLGAFQEVGRSAVLVQTPESNILLDAGLKPTSGGDELPLFDLPEFDPQNLDAVVITHAHLDHVGALPVLFKYGYKGPVYMTEPTLHLAKLLFEDYIKVAEREGKPQIYSAREIASVILHTYTLSYGEVTDIAPEIRLTLYRSGHILGSSLIHLHIGEGLVNLIYTGDIKFARTMLLDPAHTKFPRAEILIMETTYGSKSDLLPSEEEAVLELGKIIKETIDKGGITLIPVLAVGRAQEVLLAILNLIRNKLIPPIPIFIEGMIDEVSAVHMTFPEYLSQAVRNQIYNDQNPFTSENIHIYRGENKEEVVGTRPAVILATSGMLTGGPVLEYLKLLADDPNSSLVFVSYQVEGTLGRKILQGLRKLTFIEDGKIITKELKMSIYRVEGFSGHSDRRQLEAYLRRIEPTPRTVILNHGEKGKIAEFQSYLLSEWFKKKTHLTFNVLAPQNAEAIRVV